The following are encoded together in the Brassica napus cultivar Da-Ae chromosome A9, Da-Ae, whole genome shotgun sequence genome:
- the LOC106427242 gene encoding protein EPIDERMAL PATTERNING FACTOR 2-like: MKKFLRTLVFALVLVFAACSLVVNCIRTPPLKTAVNGGENKNSEMGRTQTHHKEIKEKSGVEMEMYPTGSSLPDCSYACGACSPCKRVMISFQCSVAESCSVIYRCTCRGRYYHVPSRA; the protein is encoded by the exons atgaagAAGTTTCTCCGCACGTTAGTGTTTGCCCTCGTCCTAGTCTTCGCCGCGTGTTCTTTGGTCGTTAACTGCATTCGCACGCCGCCACTAA AAACTGCGGTCAATGGCGGAGAGAATAAAAACTCCGAGATGGGACGAACTCAAACGCACCACAAG GAAATAAAGGAAAAAAGTGGGGTAGAGATGGAAATGTATCCTACAGGATCGAGTTTACCTGATTGTTCCTACGCATGTGGTGCATGCTCGCCGTGTAAACGCGTGATGATTAGCTTTCAGTGCTCCGTCGCCGAATCATGCAGCGTCATCTACAGATGCACGTGCCGAGGAAGATACTATCACGTGCCATCTAGGGCTTGA